One Mucilaginibacter ginkgonis genomic region harbors:
- a CDS encoding regulatory protein RecX: MEESKPRKKIYSDAEALKKAEHYCAYQERSQQEVRDKLYEWGAYPNVIEQTISKLIDGNFLNEERFAKAYVHGKLHIKHWGRIKIKQGLKLKRVSEPLIKKALLSIDLDEYEKILRNLLEKKKRSINEKEGYKLNYKLIQYAQSRGFESDLVRQVLQSR; the protein is encoded by the coding sequence ATGGAAGAGTCAAAACCGCGGAAAAAGATATACAGCGACGCTGAGGCGCTTAAAAAAGCAGAACATTATTGCGCTTATCAGGAACGTTCGCAGCAGGAAGTGCGCGACAAATTATACGAGTGGGGTGCCTATCCAAACGTGATCGAACAAACCATCAGCAAACTTATAGATGGCAATTTTTTGAACGAAGAGCGCTTTGCTAAAGCTTACGTGCACGGCAAGTTGCATATAAAGCATTGGGGGCGCATCAAGATAAAGCAAGGTCTTAAGCTAAAGCGTGTATCAGAGCCGCTCATAAAAAAAGCCTTGCTGTCGATAGATCTCGACGAATATGAAAAGATCCTGCGAAACCTGCTCGAAAAGAAAAAGCGATCGATTAATGAAAAAGAAGGTTACAAGCTAAATTACAAACTTATACAGTATGCGCAGAGTCGAGGCTTTGAGAGTGATTTAGTGAGGCAAGTTTTACAGAGTAGGTAA
- a CDS encoding VOC family protein: MKDLVKSIRPFIGAKDFEISRSFYRDLGFEEVIISADMSLFKTGDFGFYLQKYYVKDWVDNTMIFLEVTDVDAQWDYLVSLNLPAKYKGARLTPIKTDYWGRECFLHDPSGILWHFGQFA, encoded by the coding sequence ATGAAAGATCTTGTCAAATCTATTCGCCCGTTTATAGGCGCCAAAGACTTTGAAATTTCGCGAAGCTTTTACCGCGATCTGGGTTTTGAAGAGGTAATTATATCTGCTGATATGTCGCTGTTCAAAACCGGCGACTTCGGTTTCTATCTTCAGAAATATTACGTCAAAGACTGGGTAGATAACACCATGATCTTTTTGGAGGTAACTGATGTAGACGCGCAATGGGATTATTTAGTAAGCCTAAACCTGCCGGCTAAATACAAAGGTGCACGGCTTACGCCTATTAAAACAGATTATTGGGGCCGCGAATGTTTTTTGCATGACCCTAGTGGCATATTGTGGCACTTCGGGCAATTTGCGTAA
- a CDS encoding dihydrofolate reductase family protein, with translation MRKIKIIEHISLDGVIEHDNEYVYGAWTVPYRTPAGMAMLMEAQGQNFDLLVGRRTYDALGSFWPTAQSPIAAGMNNATKYVATHRPKGLEWGPAESLGTDIINAIKNLKNTYGPDLVIPGSASLTTLLLGEGLIDELVLVVSPVLLGKGKRLFTDDAYAQELEFVSTKTTPTGVLLNTYKYVGKLKS, from the coding sequence ATGAGAAAGATCAAGATCATTGAGCACATTTCTTTGGACGGCGTGATAGAACATGACAATGAATACGTTTATGGCGCCTGGACAGTACCTTACCGTACGCCGGCGGGGATGGCTATGCTGATGGAGGCGCAGGGTCAAAACTTTGACTTGTTGGTTGGTCGACGCACATATGATGCCCTCGGCAGCTTTTGGCCTACGGCGCAAAGCCCTATCGCTGCGGGAATGAATAACGCCACAAAATATGTGGCTACGCATAGACCGAAAGGATTAGAATGGGGACCTGCAGAAAGTCTTGGCACAGATATCATTAATGCCATTAAAAACTTAAAAAACACATATGGTCCCGACCTGGTCATTCCCGGCAGTGCATCATTAACAACGCTTTTACTAGGCGAAGGCTTGATAGATGAACTGGTTTTGGTAGTGTCGCCGGTATTGTTAGGTAAGGGCAAACGTCTGTTCACAGACGATGCTTACGCGCAAGAATTAGAATTTGTGAGCACTAAAACCACTCCTACAGGCGTATTGTTAAACACGTATAAATATGTGGGCAAATTAAAAAGCTGA
- a CDS encoding DUF2683 family protein: protein METLIMHPKNKEQVAALKAVAKALKISVETQSSGYDTEFVAAIKDAEKRGNYISIDANDVWGSLHLR from the coding sequence ATGGAAACACTAATCATGCATCCTAAAAATAAAGAACAAGTAGCTGCCCTCAAAGCTGTGGCTAAAGCTTTAAAAATTAGTGTGGAAACGCAAAGCAGCGGATACGATACGGAATTTGTAGCTGCAATTAAGGACGCTGAAAAACGAGGCAACTACATCTCAATAGATGCAAATGATGTATGGGGAAGTTTGCACTTAAGATAG